The stretch of DNA TACAGTACCAATAAATATAGTTTTTGGTGTTTTTATGGCGTGGTTGGTAACACGTTTTAATTTTCGTGGTCGTCAGTTATTGCTAACGCTAATAGATATACCATTTGCTGTTTCTCCTGTAGTAGCAGGGTTACTTTACCTATTAGTATATGGAACTAATGGACCAATAGGGTCATGGCTAAATAAGCATAATTTACAAGTTATTTTTTCTCTACCTGGGATGGTTATGGTAACGATTTTTATTACCTGTCCATTTATAGTGCGTGAGTTAGTACCTGTTATGCTTAGTCAGGGTAGACAAGAAGATGAAGCAGCTATTTTACTGGGAGCATCAAGCTTACAGATGTTTCGTCTAATTACTTGGCCAAATATACGTTGGGCATTATTGTATGGCTTAATTCTAACTAATGCACGCGCAATTGGTGAATTTGGTGCTGTCTCTGTAGTATCTGGTTCTATTCGTGGCGAAACATATACCCTACCATTGCAAGTAGAATTACTGCATCAAGATTATAATAATATTGGTGCTTTTACTGCTGCGGCATTGTTAACTTTAATAGCAATATTCACTTTATTTATTAAAAGTCACGTTATGCGTAATACAGAACAGCAAACTAGGATCTAATTATGAGTATTACAATAGAAAATGTGAGTAAATTTTTTGATAATACTCAAGTATTAAATAATATATCTTTGGATATAAATTCTGGTCAAATGGTAGCTCTATTAGGGCCATCTGGTTCTGGTAAAACTACGTTGTTGCGTATTATAGCAGGTCTAGAACAGCATAATAGTGGTTATCTCCGTTTTTCTGGAAAAGATGTCAGCCGAATGCATGCTCGCGATCGTAATGTTGGTTTTGTTTTTCAGCATTATGCTTTATTTAGACACATGACTGTAGCAAATAATATTGCTTTTGGTCTGAAAGTATTACCACGTCGGTCACGTCCTAACATCAAGATTATAAATTATAAAGTTACTTGCTTATTAGAGATGATACAATTAGAGCATTTAGCTAACCGATATCCATCACAACTTTCTGGAGGACAAAAACAACGCGTAGCACTTGCACGAGCTTTAGCTATTGAACCAGAAATTTTATTATTAGACGAGCCATTTGGAGCTTTAGACGCACAAGTACGTAAAGAGCTACGTCGGTGGTTACGTAAGCTTCATGAAGAACTAAAATTTACTAGTGTATTTGTTACTCATGATCAAGAAGAAGCAATGGAAGTTGCCGATAAAGTAGTAGTCATGAGTAATGGTAATATTGAGCAAATTGGAACTCCGCAGGATGTTTGGTATGAACCAGCGAGTCGTTTTGTTTTAGAATTTATGGGTGAAGTAAACCATTTAGAAGGAGAAATACTGGGTTCACAGCTATTTATTGGGCCGCATCATTGGCAACTAAAATCTACCATAAGTTACCAGGGAAAAGTTGATTTATTTTTGCGACCTTGGGAAATAGAAGTAAGTAAACAATTAAGTATACGCTGTCCATTACTAGTACAGACAATTAATGTTAGTCCGCGCGGGCATTATTGGCAGTTTACTGTTCAGCCTTTAGATTGGCCACAAAATATGCTAACCGTAATTATTTCTCGTGAATTACCTAAGTTACCATCTTTAGGAACACGTTTTTATTTAGGTTGTTATAACGCTCGATTGTATGTAAGTAATCAAGCTATATCCAACGATAATAAGAAGATAGATAATCTAGGAACTATGTATGATCTCTTGAGTAAAGAGCTTACTAAATAACAATATTAAATTTTGAGTAAATATTTAATGAAGAAATAATATGAATTATTCATATGTATATATTAGCATAGACGAATTATTCGTTACTACAGGTTATGAATATTTTCATTTAATTGAAAACTTATAAAGATCAACTATATTGTTATTGCTGTTACTTCGTAGTTACAAATATCGCAAAAGAAAATAGTAACATGAATTATATCATAGTTATCCTGTTAAAAATAAAATTAAGTATAACTAATAAGAGATATCTACCTATATAACAAATATTTATGAACAAAAAACCAGTTGCATGGATTAATGAAATTGAATGTATTGGTTGCGCTAAATGTAGTCAAGTTTGTCCTGTCTCCGCAATTATTGGTACTCGTCGTATGGTACATACCGTATTACAAGATATTTGTACTGGTTGTGCTCGATGTATTAGTCCTTGTCCTACTAACTGTATACTAATAATATGATACTAGTTTCTATGAAAAAGATTTATTTACGACAAGATTAAGAGCTTTTATAGAAAAGCTAATATAAGTAAAATGGAAGGATAATTTTATCTTATTATCTATTACTGCCAATATAGTAAGCAATATTTCTTTTTACCACGTTGTAAAATTGTATAACGTTGATGTAAGCGATCAGCTTGACTAAAAACATAATTAATAGATGCTTGTTTTTTGCCATTAATAGCTATAGCATTAGAAATAATCATTTTACGGGCTTGTCCGTAAGAAGGAGCTAGTGATGCAGCTACTAGTGCTTGCGGTAAGTCAACATTCTGCGTTAAATTTACCATCGGAATTCCATCTTGTGCAAGTTGTATAAAATCATTTTCGGTAAGATGTTTAAATAAACCAGTAAAAAGACTAGTTGTAATACGCTGTGCAGCTGCTAATCCTTGATTACCATGTATCATACGTGTCATGTATTCTGCTAGTATATACTGAGCTCGTTGCCTATTTTCACTCATGTTATTTTGCTTTTCTATTGCTGTTATTTCAGCTAAAGACATAAAAGTAAAAAACTTTAGGAAACGATATACGTCATAATCGGTAGTATTGAGCCAAAATTGGTATAATTGGTATGGACTAGTTTTCTTAGGATCTAACCAAATAACATTATCCTCAGTCTTACCAAATTTTGTACCATCGGACTTAGTTAATAATGGAATAGTTAAACCATATATAGTTTGTTGATATATTTTCCTTGTTAAATCAATACCTGATAAAATGTTACCCCATTGGTCTGAACCTCCAATCTGGAGTATCACTCCATATTTTTGACTTAAGTAAGTAAAGTCATATCCTTGTAATAAATTATAAGAAAAC from Baumannia cicadellinicola str. Hc (Homalodisca coagulata) encodes:
- the cysA gene encoding sulfate/thiosulfate ABC transporter ATP-binding protein CysA, whose protein sequence is MSITIENVSKFFDNTQVLNNISLDINSGQMVALLGPSGSGKTTLLRIIAGLEQHNSGYLRFSGKDVSRMHARDRNVGFVFQHYALFRHMTVANNIAFGLKVLPRRSRPNIKIINYKVTCLLEMIQLEHLANRYPSQLSGGQKQRVALARALAIEPEILLLDEPFGALDAQVRKELRRWLRKLHEELKFTSVFVTHDQEEAMEVADKVVVMSNGNIEQIGTPQDVWYEPASRFVLEFMGEVNHLEGEILGSQLFIGPHHWQLKSTISYQGKVDLFLRPWEIEVSKQLSIRCPLLVQTINVSPRGHYWQFTVQPLDWPQNMLTVIISRELPKLPSLGTRFYLGCYNARLYVSNQAISNDNKKIDNLGTMYDLLSKELTK
- the cysW gene encoding sulfate/thiosulfate ABC transporter permease CysW; its protein translation is MNMISTLNNSPRYPHHWIQWLLIIIGTLMSILLLVVPILYIFVAALSEGLLAVWQNIIDKDMLHAIWLTILIAVITVPINIVFGVFMAWLVTRFNFRGRQLLLTLIDIPFAVSPVVAGLLYLLVYGTNGPIGSWLNKHNLQVIFSLPGMVMVTIFITCPFIVRELVPVMLSQGRQEDEAAILLGASSLQMFRLITWPNIRWALLYGLILTNARAIGEFGAVSVVSGSIRGETYTLPLQVELLHQDYNNIGAFTAAALLTLIAIFTLFIKSHVMRNTEQQTRI
- a CDS encoding RnfABCDGE type electron transport complex subunit B, whose amino-acid sequence is MNKKPVAWINEIECIGCAKCSQVCPVSAIIGTRRMVHTVLQDICTGCARCISPCPTNCILII
- the tyrS gene encoding tyrosine--tRNA ligase; this translates as MASSNLIQQLQERDLIANITDEKGLAKRLNEGTISIYCGFDPTNDSLHVGHLLPLLCLKRFQLAGHRPIILIGGATSLIGDPSFKLTERKLNPTYTTNLWSEKIKKNLSLFLDFNKSNNSAIIVNNYDWFRSMNILTFLREVGKNFSINQMINKEAIKLRLNRNESGISFAEFSYNLLQGYDFTYLSQKYGVILQIGGSDQWGNILSGIDLTRKIYQQTIYGLTIPLLTKSDGTKFGKTEDNVIWLDPKKTSPYQLYQFWLNTTDYDVYRFLKFFTFMSLAEITAIEKQNNMSENRQRAQYILAEYMTRMIHGNQGLAAAQRITTSLFTGLFKHLTENDFIQLAQDGIPMVNLTQNVDLPQALVAASLAPSYGQARKMIISNAIAINGKKQASINYVFSQADRLHQRYTILQRGKKKYCLLYWQ